The nucleotide window TTTCGAATGCAAAGTGTAGATTTTCTGCTACCTATTGCACCCATACAACTGCAGGGAAAATACAGTCCGTGGTTGTAAGGCTGTGGGTGAGGGTAGGCAAGATCTTAACTGATGTGCAAAAGGCTTTTCTGTGCAAAAGCTATATTCACAGATTTGCCCTTTTTATCTTCTTTCAGACTTCCTCAGGATGAACATTTACCCACCTCACACATACATTTGTGCTATAAACTTTTTTCATTGTACACAGTGGAAAACTGTAGTTGACCATTTAAAAACTAGAGATCTGAAGTAGGGGTGAAATTATCTGTTTggttttttcagtttctcatttttctaatcttaaaatttggttctccacattgctgtagcaacttgtgattttttaaaaaaatcctcatgaaatttcttcagcattttagtgcatatttcttctaataaatacatttttgtatgcagttttgactaatgtacacattaacTAGCATGCAGCCTATAATTGTTTAACAAGCCTGTGCTCCCTAGAGGTGGAAAAGAGGTTGTTGAGAAGCTTCTGCAGAATCCTGATCACTAAAGTGCTCTTATACTCAAGGAAGCTGCTCAGTTGGAATTCTGTGTATTCAAATCCCAGTTTTTGTTCTACATTTCTAGCTAACCTAGAATTACCTGCAAGCTTTTtactaaaataaaaatttaaaaaccctCGCTTCACCAAATGTGATATAATGTGTGGCACCACCTGTGTGCTTTCTCTTCAAAGACATTACAAAGGAGTTTTTGGAATGCCCCAGGTTAAGCAGGTTGAAGAAAATAAATTGGATATTATCACACGTTAAGAATAAGTTTTACTGCACACGATTATTGAATCTATGGAGTACCATCAGGAACTGGACTCTAATCAGAGAACTGATGTGTTTCAGTTAGCTAAATTGCTGATTGCCAATAACTACATTCAGAAATTATTTTACTAGGAACATGACTTTCTAAACCAAGTATTATGAGGTATACAGTTTGCCTGCAAGCCTGAAGTTCTCAAATGCAGCCCTGACACCCTTTTAAGAGATGCTGAGATATGAACACACTCCAAAATTTGGCACCTTATGGGTTCACAAGGACAAGAATCACAAATCAACACTAACCTTTATTGTATCAAATGGGAGTTAAGTATACTTATTAAAAATATGTGAACAGATCTTATTTGACACAGCTTTAAACCTATTCAGAAGGTGGGGGGAGAGGTTGCCCACACACAGCAATAGAGAGAATGCTTCTAAAACAGCAGCCTTAAGAGCCCAACATATCACAGATAAAACAGGAATGTGTGCTTGTGTGTAGCactttgggggggaaaggaaagacTGACAGAGTTTGGTGATTTTAATAAATGGAAGAGATTGGAGGAAGGAACTGGGAAAAAGCAAAGTGTTCAGTTCTGGAAAGCTCAAAGCAGCTACCAGTGTAAGCCATTTGACTTCCTTAAAAAAATAGGCCTGGTGGGGGGAACCCAGCAGTGAAACTGAATGGGGTTTGTACAAAGCTTTGGGTGGAAATGAGAGAAAAAAGAGGGAAAGGAGGAATCAAATTTTCATTGAGGGTGTAAGAAAGGGTATTTTGAGACAGATAAGAAAAACTTGTAAGAGAAAGCTCTGTTGCTAGTTTAAAAGTATCACCTCAGAGCATTTTGGTAAGGAATGCAGAGGAATGTTAGTAGAGCCATCCTGGCATAGCAGAAGCAACAAAGCaaggggggaaaaggggggaggaatTTAAGAGGAGAGCAAGGAAGGGGCATATAACCTGTTGTACAAAGGAGAAACCATCATTCCTTGTAACTACAAGTATGGAGGAGTGGAGGGGTGGTAATCTGAAAGTCACAAATTGCGAGAATTAGTTAGGTCCTTGCTAGTAAAATAGTTCTCCCCTGGGACAGAAGAAACTCCAATATGTTGAGTTGGCTGGTAGCAACTTTTGTGGCCAAAGTTGAGCTTAATTTAATTAGATTACAAACAGACTAAATATCTTGTCCTCCTACTAGCTACTGggctttaaaagcttttaaatggTGTCAGCCAGGAGGGGTTTGTCCTAGATCTGAGCAATGGCTTCTAAAAATGCATCTTCATTCTGTTCTCCAAGGTGGAGAAGAgactatatatattatatataatatttacatatatttatatattatattttgctgccctgggctcctgcagggaggaagggcgggatataaataaataaataaataaaaatgtttgggCTTTTCTAGCAGGAGTGTCAAGTCATTGAAACTTCTTGATTAGTTATTTTGGAGAGGAAGTAAAAGGTGTAATTTTATGTCATTATATCTTAGCTTAACATTCCCAAGAATGCAATGCTCTTTTGCTTCACTTTCTTTTATAAGTAAAAAGAGAAAATAGTAATGATCTACAGCATTAAGTGATATGGATTTAGCAGGAGGTGTTGCACTCAGTTTTTTGGAATGTGTCCTACCATCTGAGCAATGGAGACTCTTTTGCATATCAAGGCCAAAACAGAAATTCCCTTCTCAGCTGCAAGCTACTATTGTTATGACAAAAGCTAGGTTTTAGGGGGGGccactaggatgcacaccttaacgtggtgagggggtttgagtgtgttgaagaagctgagagcaatgccgtcaggtgtctagaccaagaggctagactcctagcaggggcacccaaggcagaatggtcaaagctgaaacaccagactaagatgcatccaaactcagaggaaggcaatggtaaaccacctctgaatatttcttaccatgaaaaccctatgagcagagtatccaaaatgcaacatgagatagtgctggaagatgagactcccaggtcagaaggcactcaccgagctactggggaagaacaaaggagaagtacgagtagcgctctgactaatgacgcagctgggtcaaagccaaaaggaaccccagaggctgatgcgcacagatgcaaaaggagagtccagagttgtacgatgcacacaataggaacatggaatgtgagaagcatgaaccagggaaagttagaaattgtcaagaaacaaatggaatgtatcaacattacaatacttggtgtgagtgaattaaaatggacaggaatgggacattttcaatcaggcaactacaaaatattttatgcaggaaatgagaaataaagaagaaatggggttgctttaatagtgagaagtgatgtagcaaaagcaattaggatctACAACGCAAACTCTGAGCAAGTgataatgagattaaatgggaaacctatcaacataaccatcattcaagtctatgctccgatggcaaacgcagaagaagaggaattgaagagattttatgtagaagtacaggaagaaattgatcacacaccaaaacaagatgtgctgataatcatgggggactggaatgcaaaagtagggagcagagaagaactaggaattgtggggaaatggggcctaggagacagaaatgaagcaggagaaagacttattgaattctgtgaagccaataatttctttcttgccaacacattttttgagcaaccgaaaagacgactgtacacatgaacatcaccaaatggtcaatataggaattaaattgattatataattgctagcagaagatgaagaagttccatattttctgctaaaacaagactaggagcagactgcggtacagatcatgaactggtcatatcaaaaatcagagtaaagctaaagaagaccaacaaagcaatcataatgccaaaatacaatttaaataacatcccagaagcatataaaaatCAAACAAGGAacaagtttgaggctttaaacttagttgacagagaaccagaagaactatggaatgaaatcagagacgttatcagagaagaatgcaaaacgacaatacctctagttaaaaagagagaaagaccccaatggatgactgaagaaactcttcaaatggttaaagagagaaggaaagcaaaagcaaaaggagatagaaacacagtcagaaccctaaatgcaacaatacagcaactagtatgtagggacaaagagaacaattacaatagttactgaagatggaagcaatacactgaagaactctataaaacagatgcaaggatgacagattcattcatggaggaaccatatgatgaagaaccagaaattttagaatgcaaggtgaaagctgctcttacaacacttggaagaaacaaatcaccaggaatagatggcataccaatagagttgctacaagctactgagactgaatcagtccaaattttgactaaaatctgtcaagaaatatggaaaactaagtaatggcccacagactggaagcgttccatatacatcccaattccaaagagaggAGATCCTAGGatatgcagtaattatcgaactattgccttaatatcccatgcaagtaaagtaatactcaagattctacaacaaaggctcttaccatatatggaacgagaaatgccagatgtccaagctggatttagaaagggaagaggcatcagataTCACATCgcaaacgtatgttggataatggaacggaccaaggaatttcagaagaaaatcaccccgtgctttatagattacagcaaaacctttgactgtgtagatcatgaaaaaccagggaatgctttaaaagaaatgggggtgccaccacaTCTGATTGTCcggatgcgcaacctatactctgcacaagaggctactgtaaggacagaatatggagaaactgactggttctccatcagaaagggtgtgagacaggggtgtattttatcaccctatttatttaatctatacgcagaacatctcatacggaaagcaggattggaccaagatgaaggaggtatgaaaattggagggagaaatattaataatttaagatatgcagacgataccacactactagcagaaaccagtaacgatttgaaacgaatgctgatgaaagttaaagaggaaagcacaaaagcatgactacagctgaatgtcaagaagactaaagtaatgacaacagcagatttatgtaactttacagctgacaatgaggacattgaacttgtgaaggattatcagtacctcggcacagtcattaactaaaatggagacaacagtcaagaaatcagaaggctaggactggggagggcagctgtgagagaactaaaaaaggtcctcaaatgcaaatatgtatcactgaatattaaagtcaagatcattcagaccatggtatttccgatctctatgtatggatgtgaaagttggacagtgaaaaaagcagataagagaaaaatcaactcatttgaaatgtcgtttgggaagagagctttgcacataccatggagtgcgaaaaagacaaataattgggtgttagaacaaattaaaccaggcctgacattagaagctaaaatgatgaaactgtggttatcatactttggacacatcatgagaagacatgattcactagaaaaggcaatagtgttggggaaaacagcagggagcagaaaaagaggaaggccaaacaagagatggattgattccatcaaggaagccacagacctgaacttacaagatctgaacagggtggttcaggacagatgctcttggaggtcactgattcatagggttgccataagtcgcagttgacttggaggcacataacaacaacaacaaggttttAGGGGTATTTCAtaacaccatcatcatcatcatggactgccttcaagttgatccctatGCATAGgtttttcacggtaagcggtaggtattcagagggagtttatcattgcctccccagctggctagggcctgctctgcttgccatagctgcataagccagccccttccttgtctgcaactgccagctggggggcaactgagctccttgggactatgcagcttgcccatggctgcacaggtggcagggcacgtaacccctgagccactcactgtggggtgatctttagctggcccttgacactcaggagacacgagcagggatttgaactcagactctggattcccaaccaggctctcctccccactgtgctataccacatAGTAGTTTAGAGTAATTGACATTAATTTTCTACAAGATAATTTTAGGCTAGAATATGTAATCTATGACTTccacttattcattcattccactTAGTCTATGAAGGAGTTTAGGAGTTGCTGCAACATCAGATTTAGTTTGAAGCTTTTAATATTGACTAAAGGCTTATGTGAGCTAAGTTTTGGTACCCAAAGTGGCTCTTGATGGAAGTATCTCAGAACTTTGTTTAAAAAGTTATAAATCACCAAAATTTTGGGGATTATGAAATAAAGTGCTGTACTTATGTGCGATTTGTCAGAAGTTAGTTACTTAAAAGCAAGGAAAGGACTGTACATTTACAAAGAAATGAGTATAAAATAAGCTCTAAGGAGTACTCATTTACCATTCAAAATCAGTCCAAAGACAGCTTTAACGTGCTTCCAGTTTCCTGAAGTTGTTTCACACAGGATTCCAAAAAATGAaatcctgttttatttttaagtttaTTCTTTCCAGCTTACTTTTAAGTGTTCTAcgtcaaaaaaaaaaacttgatgAGTTTTAACTTTTGTGGAAGTATTTACATTCTTTAATACACAAGCACCCACCCACTTAGCACTAACCCTACTTCACAGACGCTTCAGAAACTTCAGAACACAAGAGTAGAACGAACTGCACACAGCTAATATATAACTTTCTTAGCAAATCCAGCTCTTTTACAGAAAGAGTGGGTGGCTCTTAAAAGAGCCTTTGGGTCTTTCGTGTTCTTCCAAACCAAAATTAGGTGAAATTACTTGGAGCTGGTGTACTTGGTGACAGCCTTGGTGCCTTCGGACACGGCGTGCTTGGCCAGCTCCCCGGGCAGCAGGAGGCGCACCGCGGTCTGGATCTCCCGGGAGGTGATGGTGGAGCGCTTGTTGTAATGGGCCAGGCGCGACGCCTCGGCGGCGATGCGCTCGAAGATGTCATTGACGAAGGAGTTCATGATGCTCATGGCCTTCGAGGAGATGCCGGTGTCGGGGTGGACCTGCTTCAGCACCTTGTACACGTAGATGGAGTAGCTCTCCTTACGGCTCTTCTTGCGCTTCTTGTCGCCCTTCTTCTGCGTCTTGGTGATGGCTTTCTTAGAGCCTTTCTTCGGAGCAGGCGCCGACTTGGCTGGCTCAGGCatcctcacacacacaaaatttacCACCAACTCAGAACAGCCCAAAATAAATGACAGCAAAGAGTTGGCACGGCTTGTATTTATTGAGGCTCGTCCTCTGCTAAGCGCTCAAACCTTCAACCTTCCTATTGGTCCCTTAGGCAACCAGTTAAGCGCACGCGCGCACACGAAAAGCTGTCCGAAAGCTACCCAATCATCACAATGGCTGACGTCAGACCCTtgcattttcattggacacaatgagaagctGCGTTGTTATTGGATGTTGTGGTGGCTTTCAGTGGTCAGCCAATCGAAATTGCCGAGACTGAATCTCAGGGAGGGTATAAATAGGCCGGAGCTTCCCTTTttctctttaaacattttttgCTTTTCATTGAGGGGTTGGCGTAGTTTCTTCGTACTATGTCTGGACGCGGCAAGCAAGGAGGCAAGGCGAGGGCGAAGGCTAAGACTCGATCTTCTCGTGCCGGGCTGCAGTTCCCCGTGGGTCGTGTGCATCGTCTGCTGCGCAAAGGGAACTACGCCGAGCGTGTTGGGGCTGGCGCGCCGGTCTACTTGGCGGCCGTGCTGGAGTACCTGACTGCCGAAATCCTGGAACTGGCTGGCAACGCTGCCCGAGACAACAAGAAGACCAGGATCATCCCTCGCCATTTGCAGCTCGCTATCCGCAACGACGAGGAACTGAACAAGCTCCTGGGTAAAGTGACTATTGCCCAAGGAGGTGTCCTTCCCAACATCCAGGCTGTCCTGTTGCCCAAGAAGACCGAGAGCCATAAAGCAAAGACCAAGTAAAAGAATTATACGATTTCTAGAAAACTTCGAAATCAGAAAAAAAAGGAACCAAAGGCTCTTTTAAGAGCCACCCACAACGTCCAAAAAAAGCTGATTATGCACGTTTCATAAAATTTCCTAAGTTCACTAGCAGTTTCTTTCGTAAAGGGGCCTTGTAATTATGCGTAAGCCTGCAACAAGGTTTGGTAGGTCGTGAAATAGTTTCCCTCGAATTATTTCAATTTCACACTGGATTTCTTCTGCGATGTCTAGAAGATTTGAGTATACAGATCTAGCGGGACACTAACCCGTCAGAAAGCTATATTTAATAGCAATTTCCTGGATGTTTAGAGTTAGAGGGATGGGTTCTGCTGCGAAGTGTATTGGGTGACGCTGGGTTACTgtacaatcctaagcatatttccTGGAAGTAAGCTACGCTGTTttcaatgtggtttactcccaagtaactgtTGGATTGTAGTCGCACATTTTCCTCTCGGATTTAATTTTCCGAAATTAACTCAGAACAGATACTGGCTATACACGCTGCTACGCTGACAATTCTGAAAAGGTCTGGATACAGTTGTGACTAGAAATTATACAATAGCTATACAAATTGGTAACGTTACATTATTACTCACTGTAGCGCCACAATGTAATAAAACGCAGCAACAGTATAACACATGCAGTAATATTATTtactactgctgggaggaagggtgggatataaatcaaataataaataaataaaatattatatcgGCACGCCTTAGTGCAACAGTGTAGCAACAACCGCTCCCTGAAATCTATTAAAGTGAAGAAGTTAACAGTATATTGTAGTTCGATATGTTCTTATGTCTGATGGAGGGGCTCTACCCTTTTTATATAAGTGCCGAAATAGCTCAGTTGGGAGAGCGTTAGACTGAAGATCTAAAGGTCCCTGGTTCGATCCCGGGTTTCGGCAGAGgtgtgttttatatatattcCAAATTCAGCTTTTTGTTCGTTTTTTTCTCTAGACTGACCAATAAAATGTAACCCTTTTGCAAATTCAGACTTCTTCCTACATATGTAGAAGACTTCTGTCTACATGTCTACAGGAGTGTTACCTTTtattggcaaatgcagaagaagaggaattagagagattttatgcagaagtacaggaagaaattgatcacacaccaaaacaagatgtgctgataatcatgggggattggaatgcaaaagtagggaacagagaagaattaggaactgtggggaaatggggcctaggagacagaaacgaagcaggagaaagacttgttgaattctgtgaagccaataatttctttcttgccaacacattttttgaacgaccaaaaagacgactgtacatgtagacatcaccaaatggtcaatataggaattaaattgattatataattggtagcagaaggtggagaagttccatactttctgcaaaaacaagaccaggagcagactgcggtacagatcatgaactggtcatatcgaaaatcagagtaaagctaaagaagaccaacaaagcaatcataatgccaaaatacaatttaaataacatcccagaaacatataaagatcaaacaaggaacaggtttgaggctttaaacttagttgacagaaaactAGAAGAAccatggaatgaagtcagagacgttatcagagaagaatgcaaaaagacaatacctctagttaaaaagtgagaaagacctcaatggatgactgcagAAAcccttcaaatgg belongs to Rhineura floridana isolate rRhiFlo1 chromosome 11, rRhiFlo1.hap2, whole genome shotgun sequence and includes:
- the LOC133366348 gene encoding histone H2A type 2-C-like, whose amino-acid sequence is MSGRGKQGGKARAKAKTRSSRAGLQFPVGRVHRLLRKGNYAERVGAGAPVYLAAVLEYLTAEILELAGNAARDNKKTRIIPRHLQLAIRNDEELNKLLGKVTIAQGGVLPNIQAVLLPKKTESHKAKTK
- the LOC133366354 gene encoding histone H2B 1/2/3/4/6-like — translated: MPEPAKSAPAPKKGSKKAITKTQKKGDKKRKKSRKESYSIYVYKVLKQVHPDTGISSKAMSIMNSFVNDIFERIAAEASRLAHYNKRSTITSREIQTAVRLLLPGELAKHAVSEGTKAVTKYTSSK